In Nocardia asteroides, the following proteins share a genomic window:
- the pyrE gene encoding orotate phosphoribosyltransferase: protein MIDQARQALTEADRDQLAALVRELAVVHGKVTLSSGKEADYYVDLRRATLHHQAAPLIGSLLRELVADWDFDAVGGLTMGADPVAMAVMHAPGRPIDAFVVRKAAKAHGMQRQIEGPDIVGKRVLVVEDTTTTGNSPLTAVRALRDAGAIVVGVATVVDRETGADQVIAAEGLEYRSILGLDDLALG from the coding sequence ATGATCGACCAGGCACGTCAGGCGCTCACCGAGGCGGATCGCGACCAGCTGGCCGCGCTCGTGCGCGAGCTCGCGGTCGTGCACGGCAAGGTGACGCTGTCCTCGGGCAAGGAGGCCGACTACTACGTCGACCTGCGCCGCGCGACGCTGCACCACCAGGCCGCCCCGCTGATCGGTTCGCTGCTGCGCGAGCTGGTCGCCGACTGGGACTTCGACGCCGTCGGTGGACTCACCATGGGCGCCGATCCGGTCGCGATGGCGGTCATGCACGCGCCGGGCCGCCCGATCGACGCGTTCGTCGTCCGCAAGGCCGCCAAGGCGCACGGCATGCAGCGCCAGATCGAGGGCCCCGACATCGTGGGCAAGCGGGTGCTGGTCGTCGAGGACACCACCACCACGGGCAACTCCCCGCTCACCGCGGTGCGCGCGCTGCGCGACGCCGGCGCCATCGTGGTCGGCGTCGCGACGGTCGTCGACCGGGAAACCGGCGCTGACCAGGTCATCGCCGCCGAGGGGCTCGAGTATCGGTCCATCCTCGGTCTCGACGACCTTGCTCTGGGTTAG